One Phragmites australis chromosome 23, lpPhrAust1.1, whole genome shotgun sequence DNA window includes the following coding sequences:
- the LOC133905906 gene encoding F-box/LRR-repeat protein 3-like, whose product MSREGQKLDCGGGGGGGVGIGVLSMDLLGQVLDRLREPRDRKACRLVSRAFEGAEAAHRRALRALRREPLPRLLRTFPALERLDLSACASLDDASLAAAVAGVGADLGIRRVCLARASGVGWRGLEALVAACPRLEAVDLSHCVGAGDREAAALAAAAGLRELRLDKCLGVTDMGLAKVAVGCPKLEKLSVKWCLEISDIGIDLLAKKCRELRSLDISYLQVGNESLKSISSLEKLEELAMVGCSCIDDDGLELLSKGSNSLQSVDVSRCDHVTSQGLASLLDGHNFLQKLYAADCLHEIGQCFLSKLAMLKETLTVLKLDGLEVSASLLQAIGEGCDNLVEIGLSKCSGVTDEGISSLVARCSHLRTIDLTCCNLITNNALDSIADNCKMVECLRLESCSLINEKGIERITTCCPNLKEIDLTDCGVNDAALQHLAKCSELLILKLGLCSSISDKGLAFISSNCGKLMELDLYRCNSITDDGLAALANGCKKIKLLNLCYCNKITDSGLSHLGSLEELTNLELRCLGRITGIGISSIAIGCKNLIELDLKRCYSVDDAGLWALARYALNLRQLTISYCQVTGLGLCHLLSSLRCLQDIKMVHLSWVSIEGFEMALRAACGRLKKLKMLSVLKTLLSPELLQMLQVCGCRIRWVNKPLVYKD is encoded by the exons ATGAGCCGTGAGGGGCAAAAGCTTGattgtggcggcggcggcggcggcggtgtcggAATTGGGGTGCTGTCGATGGACCTGCTGGGCCAGGTGCTCGACCGCCTGCGGGAGCCGCGGGACCGCAAGGCGTGCCGCCTCGTCAGCCGCGCCTTCGAGGGCGCCGAGGCCGCTCATCGCCGCGCGCTGCGGGCGCTCCGGAGGGAGCCGCTCCCGCGCCTGCTCCGCACGTTCCCGGCGCTCGAGCGGCTCGACCTCTCCGCGTGCGCCTCGCTCGACGACGCCTCCCTCGCCGCGGCCGTGGCCGGCGTCGGCGCGGACCTCGGCATCCGGCGCGTGTGCCTGGCGCGCGCCAGCGGCGTGGGGTGGCGCGGGCTGGAGGCGCTAGTGGCCGCATGCCCCAGGCTGGAGGCGGTTGACCTGTCGCACTGCGTGGGCGCCGGTGACCGCGAGGCCGCGGCGCTGGCGGCCGCTGCGGGGCTGAGGGAGCTGAGGTTGGATAAGTGCCTCGGCGTCACGGACATGGGGCTCGCCAAGGTAGCTGTTGGGTGCCCCAAGCTGGAGAAGCTGAGTGTCAAGTGGTGCCTTGAGATCTCCGACATCGGCATCGATCTGCTTGCCAAGAAGTGCCGCGAGCTCCGCAGCCTTGACATCTCCTACCTACAG GTGGGCAATGAATCCCTTAAATCAATATCCTCACTTGAGAAGCTAGAGGAGTTGGCAATGGTCGGTTGCTCATGTATAGATGATGACGGCTTGGAATTGCTAAGCAAGGGAAGCAACTCACTGCAG AGTGTTGATGTGTCAAGATGTGATCATGTGACTTCCCAGGGATTAGCTTCACTCTTAGATGGTCACAATTTTCTCCAGAAATTATACGCTGCAGATTGTTTGCAT GAGATAGGACAGTGTTTTCTGTCCAAGCTGGCAATGCTGAAGGAAACCTTGACTGTGTTGAAACTTGATGGCCTTGAAGTctcggcctccctccttcaAGCCATTGGTGAAGGTTGCGACAACTTGGTTGAGATTGGACTTAGCAAATGCAGCGGTGTTACAGATGAGGGAATCTCATCTCTGGTAGCCCGATGTAGCCACTTAAGGACAATTGATCTCACATGCTGCAATCTCATCACCAACAATGCCCTTGATTCAATAGCTGACAACTGTAAGATGGTCGAATGCCTCCGGTTGGAATCCTGCTCTTTGATAAATGAGAAGGGAATAGAGCGAATCACAACATGTTGCCCCAATCTTAAGGAGATAGACCTCACTGACTGCGGAGTGAATGATGCAG CATTGCAGCACTTGGCTAAGTGCTCTGAACTGCTTATATTGAAATTAGGCCTATGCTCTAGTATTTCTGACAAGGGCCTTGCTTTTATTAGTTCAAACTGTGGAAAGCTCATGGAGCTTGACCTGTACCG GTGCAACTCTATTACTGATGATGGGTTGGCAGCTTTAGCCAATGGCtgcaagaagattaagttgcTTAACTTGTGCTACTGCAACAAGATTACTGATAGTGGTTTGAGCCACTTAGGCTCccttgaggagctcacaaaccTTGAACTAAGGTGCTTGGGCCGCATCACAGGCATTGGAATCTCCTCAATTGCAATTGGATGCAAAAACTTGATAGAACTAGACTTGAAACGTTGCTATTCGGTTGATGACGCTGGCCTGTGGGCCCTTGCTCGTTATGCTCTGAACCTGAGACAG CTTACTATATCGTACTGCCAAGTCACTGGCTTGGGCCTGTGCCACCTGCTGAGCTCCCTGAGGTGCCTTCAGGATATTAAAATGGTGCACCTCTCATGGGTCTCTATAGAAGGATTTGAGATGGCGCTGAGAGCTGCCTGCGGGAGACTGAAGAAGCTGAAGATGCTCAGCGTACTGAAGACCCTGTTGTCCCCCGAGCTGCTGCAGATGCTGCAGGTGTGCGGCTGCCGAATCCGATGGGTCAACAAGCCTCTCGTCTACAAGGACTGA
- the LOC133906616 gene encoding uncharacterized protein LOC133906616 — MEGGGSAEPRTEKEEEKAGAAERRGAGAGAAMKFRVSARAPHGVEALLLIGGAALVGAAVVAWRHARRGKGGAKNQRDRQPVKEEVLDGGVVEDEKGGAAAWKLDRPDENLSGENTKIGSYGLDGEATAEIRHIHKDEIVAEELDTKPAEKFDQSSSRKPVEIKTHDMDIKPAEKFDQNSRSNPVEITMHEESKSVEKVDENSSKKDIKNKITRNENEDVVTSDQSNLSITGPGIALHKHSNNSDDAQEAESMENTPTAQLMIHQEQPLNDMMTDTVTETEEAKLGEGTDSVTETEEAKLGEGTIIDKDVYKQEEQKAIAELIGLVGSPALSSLVKPREKKEPALQGRNETGMKIEQDCTNGVLKEHDLSKAGATPGGAIVTMDRRSVSMAIVALIFAVTIGITIIMHLYAPPRATKLQMDSQ; from the exons ATGGAAGGTGGCGGCTCGGCAGAACCAAGgacggagaaggaggaggagaaggccggAGCCGCCGAGAGGaggggcgccggcgccggcgcagccATGAAGTTCCGCGTGTCCGCGCGGGCGCCGCACGGCGTCGAAGCCCTGCTGCTGATCGGCGGCGCGGCCCTCGTCGGGGCCGCCGTCGTCGCGTGGCGGCACGCGCGCCGCGGCAAGGGCGGCGCCAAGAACCAGCGCGACCGGCAGCCAGT GAAAGAAGAGGTTTTGGATGGCGGAGTTGTCGAGGATGAGAAG GGAGGTGCGGCGGCATGGAAGCTTGATCGGCCTGATGAGAATTTGAGTGGGGAGAACACCAAGATTGGATCCTATGGATTG GATGGCGAGGCGACAGCGGAAATTCGTCACATTCACAAGGATGAGATAGTTGCGGAAGAATTG GACACCAAGCCTGCCGAAAAATTTGATCAGAGTTCAAGCAGGAAACCTGTCGAGATCAAAACTCACGATATG GACATCAAACCTGCAGAGAAATTTGATCAGAATTCAAGAAGTAATCCTGTCGAGATCACCATGCATGAG GAGAGTAAAAGTGTGGAgaaggttgatgaaaactcaagCAAGAAGGACATCAAGAACAAGATAACTCGGAAT GAAAATGAAGATGTGGTGACCTCTGATCAGAGCAACCTTAGCATCACTGGTCCGGGGATTGCTCTCCATAAACATAGCAACAACAGTGATGATGCTCAAGAGGCCGAATCAATGGAGAACACACCAACAGCGCAACTGATGATACATCAAGAACAACCCTTAAACGACATGATGACAGATACTGTGACAGAAACAGAAGAAGCAAAACTGGGAGAAGGAACAGATTCTGTGACAGAAACAGAAGAAGCAAAACTGGGGGAAGGAACAATCATAGACAAAGATGTGTATAAACAGGAGGAACAGAAGGCAATTGCAGAGCTGATTGGGCTTGTCGGCTCACCGGCACTATCTTCTCTTGTTAAGCCAAGAGAGAAGAAAGAGCCAGCGCTTCAGGGACGGAACGAGACAGGTATGAAGATCGAGCAAGACTGCACCAATGGTGTGCTAAAGGAGCATGACCTGAGCAAAGCAGGAGCAACGCCGGGAGGAGCCATCGTGACCATGGATCGCAGGAGCGTTTCGATGGCCATTGTTGCTCTTATATTTGCAGTGACTATCGGAATAACAATAATCATGCACTTATATGCCCCTCCGCGAGCAACAAAACTTCAGATGGATTCGCAGTAA